The following proteins are co-located in the Conyzicola lurida genome:
- the hisI gene encoding phosphoribosyl-AMP cyclohydrolase, producing the protein MSSIELTAETVGAVVDRAVFKDGGLLPAIVQQWDSKDVLMLGYMDAEALRRTLTEGRVTYWSRSRGEYWRKGDTSGNVQYVRGAALDCDADTLLVTVDQIGPACHTGAHACFDVDPLTPRIGHAE; encoded by the coding sequence ATGAGCAGCATCGAACTGACGGCCGAGACCGTGGGTGCCGTCGTCGACCGCGCCGTCTTCAAGGACGGCGGCCTGCTCCCGGCGATCGTGCAGCAGTGGGACAGCAAAGACGTGCTGATGCTCGGCTACATGGACGCCGAGGCGCTGCGTCGCACCCTGACCGAGGGACGCGTGACCTACTGGTCGCGCAGCCGTGGGGAATACTGGCGCAAGGGCGACACGAGCGGCAACGTGCAGTACGTGCGGGGCGCCGCCCTCGACTGCGACGCCGACACCCTGCTCGTGACGGTCGACCAGATCGGTCCCGCCTGCCACACCGGCGCCCACGCCTGCTTCGACGTGGACCCGCTCACCCCGCGAATCGGGCACGCCGAATGA
- the hisF gene encoding imidazole glycerol phosphate synthase subunit HisF — translation MGVAVRVIPCLDVAAGRVVKGVNFLNLRDAGDPIELARTYYEQGADEITFLDVKATVDNRDTMYDVVRATAEQVFIPLTVGGGVRSTEDVAKLQAHGADKVGVNSAAIARPELIGEIADRFGAQVLVLSLDVKRSAAVPSGFVVTTHGGRTETTIDALAWASEAIERGVGELLVNSIDADGMKTGFDLELVTAMREISRVPVIASGGAGALEHFAPAIAAGADAVLAASVFHNGELTVGDVKRALAEAGVVTR, via the coding sequence GTGGGCGTCGCAGTACGTGTCATCCCCTGTCTGGATGTCGCAGCCGGCCGCGTCGTCAAGGGCGTCAACTTCCTCAACCTGCGTGACGCCGGGGACCCGATCGAACTCGCCCGTACCTACTACGAGCAGGGCGCCGACGAGATCACCTTCCTCGACGTGAAGGCCACGGTCGACAACCGCGACACGATGTACGACGTCGTGCGCGCCACGGCCGAGCAGGTGTTCATCCCGCTCACCGTGGGCGGCGGCGTGCGCTCCACCGAGGACGTGGCGAAGCTGCAGGCCCACGGTGCCGACAAGGTGGGCGTCAACAGCGCCGCGATCGCCCGCCCCGAGCTGATCGGCGAGATCGCCGACCGGTTCGGCGCCCAGGTGCTCGTGCTCAGCCTCGACGTGAAGCGCAGCGCGGCCGTGCCGAGCGGCTTCGTCGTCACCACGCACGGCGGACGCACCGAGACTACGATCGACGCCCTCGCCTGGGCGTCCGAGGCGATCGAACGCGGTGTCGGCGAGCTGCTCGTCAACTCGATCGACGCCGACGGAATGAAGACCGGATTCGACCTCGAGCTGGTCACCGCCATGCGCGAGATCAGCCGCGTCCCGGTGATCGCCAGCGGCGGAGCCGGGGCCCTCGAGCACTTCGCGCCCGCGATCGCCGCCGGCGCGGACGCCGTGCTCGCGGCATCCGTGTTCCACAATGGAGAATTGACAGTCGGCGACGTGAAGCGTGCGCTGGCCGAAGCGGGAGTGGTGACGAGATGA
- the hisG gene encoding ATP phosphoribosyltransferase, which yields MLRIAVPNKGSLSETAADMLVEAGYTGRRDPRALSAVDPRNDVEFFYLRPRDIATYVGSGALDVGITGRDLLLDSGSQAAEIGTLDFGGSTFRFAGRPGQFAELGDLEGVRVATSYPGLVGDFLARHGVTAALVSLDGAVESAINLGVADAVADVVSTGSTLRAQGLEIFGPVILESTAVLISAKQDLAGIATLQRRLQGVLVARQYVLMDYDVPVALLDSATAITPGLESPTISPLQDSGWVAVRAMVHRSDTNHVMDSLYDIGARAILVSSIHAARI from the coding sequence ATGCTGAGAATTGCAGTGCCCAACAAGGGTTCACTGAGCGAGACCGCCGCCGACATGCTCGTCGAGGCGGGCTACACCGGCCGCCGCGATCCCCGCGCCCTGAGCGCCGTCGACCCGCGTAACGACGTCGAGTTCTTCTACCTCCGCCCGCGAGACATCGCCACCTACGTCGGTTCGGGCGCACTCGACGTCGGCATCACCGGCCGCGACCTGCTCCTCGATTCCGGGTCGCAGGCGGCCGAGATCGGCACGCTCGACTTCGGCGGCTCCACCTTCCGCTTCGCCGGCCGTCCCGGACAGTTCGCCGAGTTGGGCGACCTCGAGGGCGTCCGCGTCGCCACCAGCTACCCCGGCCTCGTCGGCGACTTCCTCGCCCGCCACGGCGTCACAGCCGCCCTCGTCAGCCTGGACGGCGCCGTCGAGTCGGCGATCAACCTCGGTGTGGCGGACGCCGTGGCCGACGTCGTCAGCACCGGCTCCACCCTGCGCGCGCAGGGCCTCGAGATCTTCGGCCCGGTGATCCTCGAATCGACCGCCGTGCTCATCAGTGCCAAGCAGGACCTCGCCGGGATCGCCACGCTGCAGCGCCGCCTGCAGGGCGTGCTCGTGGCCCGCCAGTACGTGCTGATGGACTACGACGTGCCCGTCGCCCTGCTCGACAGCGCCACCGCGATCACCCCCGGCCTCGAGAGCCCGACGATCTCGCCGCTGCAGGACTCCGGCTGGGTCGCCGTGCGCGCCATGGTGCACCGCTCCGACACCAACCACGTGATGGACTCGCTCTACGACATCGGAGCGCGTGCCATCCTCGTCTCTTCGATCCACGCCGCGAGGATCTGA
- a CDS encoding phosphoribosyl-ATP diphosphatase — translation MKTFDDLFTELSDKAVSRPEGSGTVAELDAGVHAIGKKIVEEAAEVWMAAEYQSDVETAEEISQLLYHLQVMMIAKGLTPADVYRHL, via the coding sequence GTGAAAACTTTCGACGACCTGTTTACCGAGCTGAGCGACAAGGCCGTGTCGCGCCCCGAGGGCTCGGGCACCGTCGCCGAGCTCGACGCCGGGGTGCACGCCATCGGTAAGAAGATCGTCGAAGAGGCCGCCGAGGTTTGGATGGCCGCCGAGTACCAGTCCGACGTGGAGACCGCCGAGGAGATCTCGCAGCTGCTCTACCACCTTCAGGTGATGATGATCGCGAAGGGCCTGACCCCCGCCGATGTCTACCGACATCTGTGA
- a CDS encoding LLM class flavin-dependent oxidoreductase: MLNDRATGVMLPRDLPASRFAEFARSAEDLGFDELWVVEDCFFRGGIAQAAVALAVTSRIHVGIGILPAAARNAAFATLDAATLAELFPGRTTIGVGHGMPGWMRQVGAWPASPLTLLEETVDAMKGLLAGARVSTEGRYVRLRDVALETPPQAPPLVLAGVRGPKSLALSGRVADGTVLAEPVTPEYLATALAQIAPAGGHRVVAYNVGAVHPDPAIARDTARSALGWIGEPDWRPHIEPLPFAAEFAALRASVASPEEFGAALPDEWVDRLAVVGTAEAARARRDELFAAGAHSVVLIPAGPDPFAALDGLAALL, from the coding sequence ATGCTCAACGATCGCGCAACCGGTGTCATGCTGCCCCGGGACCTCCCCGCCTCCCGTTTCGCCGAGTTCGCCCGGTCGGCCGAGGACCTCGGCTTCGACGAACTGTGGGTCGTGGAGGACTGCTTCTTCCGCGGCGGCATCGCGCAGGCCGCCGTCGCCCTCGCCGTCACCTCTCGCATCCACGTGGGCATCGGCATCCTGCCCGCCGCGGCGCGCAATGCGGCGTTCGCCACCCTGGATGCGGCGACGCTGGCCGAGCTGTTCCCGGGGCGCACGACGATCGGCGTCGGCCACGGCATGCCGGGGTGGATGCGTCAGGTCGGCGCGTGGCCCGCCAGCCCGCTGACCCTTCTCGAAGAGACCGTCGACGCGATGAAGGGGCTGCTGGCAGGCGCGAGGGTCAGCACCGAGGGCCGATACGTACGACTGCGGGATGTCGCGTTGGAGACGCCCCCGCAGGCTCCCCCGCTCGTGCTCGCCGGCGTGCGCGGACCGAAGTCGCTCGCCCTCTCGGGCCGGGTCGCGGACGGCACCGTGCTCGCCGAACCCGTCACCCCCGAGTACCTCGCGACGGCGCTGGCGCAGATAGCTCCGGCAGGAGGACACCGGGTCGTCGCGTACAACGTCGGCGCGGTTCATCCCGACCCGGCAATCGCCCGCGACACGGCGCGTTCCGCGCTCGGCTGGATCGGCGAGCCGGACTGGCGGCCGCACATCGAGCCGCTGCCGTTCGCCGCGGAGTTCGCGGCCCTCCGCGCGTCGGTGGCGTCGCCCGAGGAATTCGGTGCGGCGCTGCCGGACGAGTGGGTCGACCGGCTCGCGGTCGTCGGCACGGCCGAGGCCGCGCGCGCCCGTCGCGACGAGCTGTTCGCCGCCGGGGCGCACAGCGTCGTGCTGATCCCGGCGGGGCCGGATCCCTTCGCGGCTCTCGACGGGCTGGCGGCGCTGCTCTGA
- a CDS encoding S8 family serine peptidase, which produces MSLYPVKARLTACLAVGAVVSFGILVPTAAQAAEATKPAPVVEIVRGDVMNYAVNVTRANNGQTKKVERAVVAAGGHVIASYPQIGVVIAQSDNTLFREGLAGQQGVESVGATRTAPVAPTDPTYGIVEPVATTDSLQRRAAVTKDEGVEGHREVVPDPSESLQWDMAAIGADQAHQITDGDKKVLVAVLDSGIEATHPDLAANVDQSKSAGCLSGVADGSYESWQPTTSSHGTHVAGTIAAARNGVGIAGVAPAVRVSAVKVVSDDGFIYPEAAICGFMFAEASGADITNNSYYIDPWQFWCDSDPDQRAVKTAVDRAVQYTQQKGVLNVAAAGNSAMDLANKVEDDSSPNDTVPVVRPIDAGCTDIPAELDGVVTVSSTTSTGALSSFSNYGLGVIDIAAPGSAILSTVLNGGYGTSSGTSMASPHVAGVAALLQSTHRRATGSQLADLLYAQANDVACPAGVTACAGTPADNGYFGAGLVDALEAVQR; this is translated from the coding sequence ATGTCGTTGTACCCCGTGAAAGCCCGTCTCACCGCCTGTTTGGCGGTCGGCGCCGTCGTCTCGTTCGGCATTCTCGTGCCGACGGCCGCCCAGGCCGCGGAGGCCACCAAACCCGCCCCGGTCGTCGAGATCGTGCGTGGCGACGTGATGAACTACGCCGTCAACGTCACGCGCGCCAACAACGGCCAGACCAAGAAGGTCGAGCGCGCCGTGGTCGCCGCCGGCGGGCACGTCATCGCGAGCTATCCGCAGATCGGCGTGGTCATCGCGCAGTCCGACAACACGCTCTTCCGCGAGGGGCTGGCCGGGCAGCAGGGGGTCGAGTCCGTCGGCGCAACCCGCACCGCGCCGGTCGCACCCACCGACCCGACCTACGGCATCGTCGAACCGGTCGCGACGACCGACAGCCTGCAACGCCGCGCCGCGGTCACCAAGGACGAGGGCGTCGAGGGCCACCGCGAGGTCGTGCCCGACCCGTCCGAGTCGCTCCAGTGGGACATGGCCGCGATCGGCGCCGACCAGGCGCACCAGATCACCGACGGCGACAAGAAGGTGCTCGTCGCAGTGCTCGACTCCGGCATCGAGGCCACGCACCCCGACCTCGCCGCGAACGTCGACCAGTCGAAGTCCGCCGGCTGCCTCAGCGGCGTCGCCGACGGCAGCTACGAGTCGTGGCAGCCGACGACCAGCTCGCACGGCACCCACGTCGCCGGCACCATCGCCGCGGCGCGCAACGGCGTCGGCATCGCCGGTGTCGCCCCGGCCGTGCGGGTCTCGGCGGTCAAGGTCGTGAGCGACGACGGGTTCATCTACCCGGAGGCCGCGATCTGCGGCTTTATGTTCGCCGAAGCCAGCGGTGCCGACATCACCAACAACAGCTACTACATCGACCCGTGGCAGTTCTGGTGCGACAGCGACCCCGACCAGCGTGCCGTCAAAACCGCGGTCGACCGCGCCGTGCAGTACACCCAGCAGAAGGGCGTTTTGAACGTGGCAGCGGCCGGCAACTCGGCGATGGATCTGGCCAACAAGGTCGAGGACGATTCCAGCCCGAACGACACCGTGCCCGTCGTGCGTCCGATCGACGCCGGCTGCACCGACATCCCCGCCGAACTCGACGGCGTCGTGACGGTATCGTCGACCACCTCCACCGGGGCTCTCTCGAGCTTCTCCAACTACGGGCTCGGTGTCATCGACATCGCGGCTCCGGGTTCGGCGATCCTGTCCACCGTGCTGAACGGCGGCTACGGCACGTCGTCGGGAACGTCGATGGCTTCGCCGCACGTGGCCGGCGTGGCCGCGCTGCTGCAGTCGACGCACCGCCGTGCGACGGGCAGCCAGCTCGCCGACCTGCTCTACGCGCAGGCCAACGACGTCGCCTGCCCGGCCGGCGTCACCGCGTGTGCCGGCACCCCGGCCGACAACGGCTACTTCGGTGCCGGTCTCGTCGACGCGCTCGAGGCGGTGCAGCGCTAG
- a CDS encoding FKBP-type peptidyl-prolyl cis-trans isomerase, whose product MTDSPKTKPEVEFYEGPEPTELVIIDIEEGTGAEAQPGATVDVHYLGVDFESGEEFDSSWSRGQSINFPLGSLIAGWQQGIPGMKVGGRRQLICPPELAYGPVGGGHRLSGRTLTFVIDLLGTK is encoded by the coding sequence ATGACAGATTCACCGAAAACCAAGCCCGAAGTCGAGTTCTACGAGGGCCCCGAGCCCACCGAGCTCGTGATCATTGACATCGAAGAGGGCACCGGCGCGGAAGCCCAGCCCGGCGCGACCGTCGACGTGCACTACCTCGGCGTCGACTTCGAGAGCGGCGAAGAATTCGACTCCAGCTGGAGCCGTGGCCAGTCCATCAACTTCCCCCTCGGCAGCCTCATCGCCGGCTGGCAGCAGGGCATCCCCGGCATGAAGGTCGGCGGACGCCGCCAGCTCATCTGCCCGCCCGAGCTCGCCTACGGTCCCGTCGGTGGCGGACACCGCCTCTCCGGGCGCACCCTCACCTTCGTGATCGATCTGCTCGGCACGAAGTAG
- a CDS encoding 8-oxoguanine deaminase, with amino-acid sequence MQRTIISGATVATVDANGTEYPDGWVVFDDATIVGVGGGVPPEWAVRGLTPSGETPAVPPTIELVDGTGHLLTPGLINTHHHLYQWLTRGWAQDSILFDWLVALYPAWSMIDAELVESGAEAAIAVLARSGCTTVADHHYVFPKDSGDILGGIIAAATRVGVRLHGTRGSMDLGRSQGGLPPDFAVETTSAALQASADAVARYHDPSREAMVQIAIAPCSPFSVTSDLLSEAAVLARSLDVRLHTHGSETVEEDAFCLEKWGKTPTQYLDDLGWLGNDVWMAHCVHLDDSAIGRFAATGTGVAHCPSSNARLAAGIAPVPQLLAAGVPVGLGVDGAASNESGQLGSEIRQSVLMNRLRAGADGMTGRHGLYIATMGGARVLGRSAELGSIEVGKLADLVLWKVDRVEHAGIADPVAALTLGAQPPVTRSFVHGRTVVEDGELTRVDERAVARAASTAATALAVRAGVAA; translated from the coding sequence ATGCAGCGCACGATCATCTCCGGGGCGACCGTCGCCACCGTCGACGCGAACGGTACCGAGTACCCCGACGGCTGGGTCGTTTTCGACGACGCGACGATCGTCGGCGTCGGCGGGGGAGTCCCGCCCGAGTGGGCCGTGCGCGGCCTCACCCCGTCGGGCGAGACCCCGGCCGTGCCGCCCACGATCGAGCTGGTCGACGGCACGGGCCACCTGCTCACCCCCGGGCTGATCAATACGCACCACCACCTCTACCAGTGGCTCACCCGCGGCTGGGCACAGGACTCGATCCTGTTCGACTGGCTGGTCGCGCTCTACCCGGCCTGGTCGATGATCGACGCCGAGCTGGTCGAGTCCGGCGCGGAGGCGGCGATCGCCGTGCTCGCCCGCTCGGGCTGCACGACCGTCGCCGACCACCACTACGTCTTCCCGAAGGACTCCGGAGACATCCTCGGCGGCATCATCGCCGCCGCGACCCGGGTCGGCGTCCGGCTGCACGGCACCCGCGGGTCGATGGACCTCGGCCGCTCGCAGGGTGGCCTCCCGCCCGACTTCGCCGTCGAGACGACGTCCGCGGCCCTCCAGGCCAGCGCGGACGCCGTCGCCCGCTACCACGACCCCTCGCGCGAGGCGATGGTGCAGATCGCGATCGCGCCGTGCTCGCCGTTCTCGGTGACCTCCGACCTGCTCTCCGAAGCGGCCGTGCTCGCCCGGTCGCTCGACGTGCGCCTGCACACGCACGGTTCCGAGACCGTCGAGGAAGACGCGTTCTGCCTGGAGAAGTGGGGCAAGACCCCCACGCAGTACCTCGACGACCTCGGGTGGCTGGGCAACGACGTGTGGATGGCGCACTGCGTGCACCTCGACGACAGTGCCATCGGGCGCTTCGCCGCCACCGGAACCGGAGTCGCGCACTGCCCGTCGTCGAACGCCCGCCTCGCCGCCGGGATCGCCCCGGTGCCGCAACTGCTCGCCGCCGGCGTCCCGGTCGGACTCGGCGTCGACGGAGCCGCCTCCAACGAGTCGGGACAGCTCGGTAGCGAGATCCGCCAGTCCGTGCTGATGAACCGTCTCCGCGCGGGGGCCGACGGCATGACCGGTCGCCACGGCCTCTACATCGCCACCATGGGCGGCGCGCGCGTACTCGGCCGATCGGCGGAACTCGGCTCGATCGAGGTCGGCAAGCTCGCCGACCTCGTGCTCTGGAAGGTCGACAGGGTCGAACACGCCGGCATCGCCGACCCGGTCGCCGCGCTCACCCTCGGCGCCCAGCCGCCGGTCACCCGGTCGTTCGTGCACGGCCGCACCGTCGTGGAGGACGGCGAGCTCACCCGCGTCGACGAGCGTGCCGTCGCCCGCGCCGCCTCCACCGCGGCCACCGCCCTCGCCGTGCGGGCCGGAGTCGCCGCCTAG
- a CDS encoding nucleoside hydrolase, with translation MTTARAPYYLDCDTGIDDALAIGYLLAAAADETAGIEIVGIGSVSGNVSASVGAYNTLDLLALAGAAGIPVAIGAHDPQGGSFRGGAPHVHGANGVGDVEIDKSDVAVSAESAAELLVRLAHEHEGELRVIAIGPLTNIAEALRLDPELPGLVKELTLMGGAARVPGNITPVAEANIANDADAAAEVFAAEWFITMVPLDVTMTNVFLEHHRQTLIDSGRPVATALGHMLDYYFEFYVGVYGHRASALHDPLAVAIALGEVALKTAPVVRVLVDDTAGPGRGQTICDLRGSYNGFPEQSNAHTRVVLELESDFAPVLLARLLTA, from the coding sequence ATGACCACCGCACGCGCCCCCTACTACCTCGACTGCGACACCGGCATCGACGACGCCCTCGCCATCGGCTACCTGCTCGCCGCCGCCGCCGACGAGACCGCCGGCATCGAGATCGTCGGCATCGGATCCGTCTCCGGCAACGTCTCCGCGTCGGTCGGCGCGTACAACACGCTCGACCTGCTGGCTCTCGCCGGCGCCGCAGGCATCCCCGTCGCGATCGGTGCCCACGACCCGCAGGGCGGCAGCTTCCGTGGCGGTGCACCCCACGTGCACGGCGCGAACGGCGTCGGCGACGTCGAGATCGACAAGTCCGACGTCGCCGTCTCCGCGGAGTCGGCCGCCGAGCTGCTCGTGCGTCTCGCCCACGAGCACGAGGGCGAACTCCGCGTCATCGCCATCGGACCCCTCACCAACATCGCCGAGGCGCTGCGCCTCGACCCCGAACTGCCCGGCCTGGTGAAAGAACTCACCCTGATGGGCGGCGCGGCCCGCGTGCCCGGCAACATCACGCCCGTCGCCGAGGCCAACATCGCCAACGACGCGGATGCCGCGGCCGAGGTCTTCGCCGCGGAATGGTTCATCACCATGGTGCCCCTCGACGTCACGATGACCAACGTGTTCCTCGAGCACCACCGCCAGACCCTCATCGACTCGGGCCGCCCGGTAGCGACCGCTCTCGGGCACATGCTCGACTACTACTTCGAGTTCTACGTCGGGGTGTACGGCCACCGTGCCTCGGCACTGCACGACCCGCTCGCCGTCGCGATCGCACTCGGCGAGGTCGCGCTCAAGACCGCCCCGGTCGTCCGTGTGCTCGTCGACGACACCGCCGGTCCCGGCCGCGGCCAGACCATCTGCGACCTGCGCGGCTCGTACAACGGCTTCCCCGAGCAGTCGAACGCCCACACGCGTGTCGTGCTCGAACTCGAGAGCGACTTCGCCCCCGTCCTGCTCGCCCGCCTGCTCACCGCCTAG
- the rpe gene encoding ribulose-phosphate 3-epimerase, which yields MPVRINPSILAADFANFERELGRISTADLVHVDIMDNHFVPNLTFGLAMTERLQELSAIPLDVHLMIDDPDRWAPGYAELGAYSVTFHAEAAKDAVSLARTLRDIGARAGIAIKPGTPVEPFLELLPEFDQVLVMTVEPGFGGQSFIESTMPKLGLLREAVTKTGLDVWLQVDGGITADTIVIAAEAGADTFVAGSSVFRGEPAEQIATLRAAATAHAH from the coding sequence ATGCCCGTTCGCATCAACCCCAGCATCCTCGCCGCCGACTTCGCCAACTTCGAGCGCGAACTCGGCCGCATCTCCACCGCCGACCTCGTGCACGTCGACATCATGGACAACCACTTCGTGCCCAACCTCACGTTCGGTCTCGCCATGACGGAGCGCCTGCAGGAGCTCTCGGCGATCCCGCTCGACGTGCACCTGATGATCGACGACCCCGACCGCTGGGCCCCGGGCTACGCCGAACTCGGCGCCTACTCGGTCACCTTCCACGCGGAAGCGGCGAAGGACGCCGTTTCGCTCGCCCGCACGCTACGCGACATCGGCGCGCGGGCCGGAATCGCCATCAAGCCCGGCACGCCCGTGGAGCCGTTCCTCGAGCTGCTGCCCGAGTTCGACCAGGTGCTCGTGATGACCGTCGAGCCCGGATTCGGCGGCCAGAGCTTCATCGAGTCGACGATGCCGAAGCTCGGACTGCTGCGCGAAGCGGTCACGAAGACCGGCCTCGACGTCTGGCTGCAGGTCGACGGCGGCATCACCGCCGACACGATCGTCATCGCGGCCGAGGCCGGCGCCGACACGTTCGTCGCGGGCTCCAGCGTCTTCCGCGGCGAACCCGCCGAGCAGATCGCCACCCTGCGCGCCGCGGCGACGGCGCACGCCCACTAG
- a CDS encoding RsmB/NOP family class I SAM-dependent RNA methyltransferase produces the protein MSAVQPARRIALDVILAVRESDAYANLLLPVRLQRAKLSEADAGLATELTYGTLRRQGYYDVVISIAAGRPVDKIDPAILDVLRLACHQLLSMRVAQHAAVDESVQLAKTVGSNSATGFVNGVLRTITRSTVDEWQERALATAKNDDEHLAILHSHPVWIIRAFRAALAAEGRADEIADLVEADNVAPRVSLVALPGNATVEELDAYASTFSPVGATLDGGDPLQLEAVRTGRARVQDEGSQLAALALSRSRPIVAGERWLDLCAGPGGKAALLAAEAAVGGATLVANEVVPARAELVRKALAVFEPAPVVWELDGTTVGDDHAEEFDRILIDAPCTGLGALRRRPEARWRKSPRDVAHLSGLQSNLLNAAIAALKPGGILAYVTCSPHLAESKVIVEGAIKKWGSAIERVDTPAVLGTITESQLDLPESLHAQLWPHRHGTDAMFIQLISKAE, from the coding sequence ATGAGCGCCGTGCAGCCCGCGCGCCGCATCGCGCTCGACGTGATCCTCGCCGTACGCGAGTCCGACGCCTACGCGAACCTCCTCCTGCCCGTGCGCCTGCAGCGTGCCAAACTCTCCGAGGCCGACGCGGGACTCGCCACCGAGCTGACCTACGGCACACTGCGACGCCAGGGCTACTACGACGTCGTCATCTCCATCGCGGCCGGGCGCCCGGTCGATAAGATCGACCCCGCCATCCTCGACGTGCTCCGCCTCGCCTGCCACCAGCTGCTGAGCATGCGGGTCGCCCAGCACGCCGCAGTCGACGAATCGGTGCAGCTCGCCAAGACCGTCGGTTCCAACTCCGCCACGGGCTTCGTCAACGGAGTTCTGCGCACGATCACGCGCAGCACCGTCGACGAGTGGCAGGAACGCGCCCTCGCCACCGCGAAGAACGACGACGAGCACCTGGCCATCCTGCACTCGCACCCCGTCTGGATCATCCGGGCCTTCCGCGCGGCGCTGGCCGCCGAGGGCCGCGCCGACGAGATCGCCGACCTGGTCGAGGCCGACAACGTCGCCCCGCGGGTGAGCCTCGTCGCCCTGCCCGGCAACGCCACGGTCGAGGAACTCGACGCCTACGCCAGCACCTTCTCGCCGGTCGGCGCGACGCTCGACGGGGGAGACCCGCTCCAGCTCGAGGCCGTCCGCACCGGACGCGCCCGCGTGCAGGACGAGGGATCCCAGCTCGCCGCCCTCGCGCTCAGCCGCTCCCGCCCGATCGTCGCCGGCGAGCGCTGGCTCGACCTGTGCGCCGGCCCCGGCGGCAAGGCGGCCCTGCTCGCGGCCGAGGCCGCCGTCGGCGGAGCGACCCTCGTCGCGAACGAGGTCGTGCCCGCCCGCGCCGAACTCGTGCGCAAGGCCCTCGCCGTCTTCGAACCGGCCCCGGTGGTCTGGGAACTCGACGGCACGACCGTCGGCGACGACCACGCCGAGGAGTTCGACCGCATCCTCATCGACGCCCCGTGCACCGGCCTCGGCGCGCTCCGTCGCCGCCCCGAGGCCCGCTGGCGCAAGTCGCCCCGGGACGTGGCACATCTCTCCGGCCTGCAGTCGAACCTGCTGAACGCCGCCATCGCGGCACTCAAACCCGGCGGCATCCTCGCCTACGTCACCTGCTCGCCCCACCTCGCCGAGTCGAAGGTCATCGTCGAGGGCGCGATCAAGAAGTGGGGGTCCGCCATCGAGCGGGTCGACACCCCCGCCGTGCTCGGCACGATCACCGAGTCGCAGCTCGACCTGCCGGAATCCCTGCACGCCCAGCTCTGGCCGCACCGCCACGGCACCGACGCAATGTTCATCCAGCTGATCAGTAAGGCCGAGTAA
- the fmt gene encoding methionyl-tRNA formyltransferase, whose product MRLVFAGSPAAAVPSLATLAASRHEVAAVVTREDSPQGRRGILTPTPVAALADELGIATIKANRLAGDATEAITAVQPDLGVIVAYGGLVREPLLSAPRLGWINLHFSLLPRWRGAAPVQRSIIAGDDLTGATVFQLVPELDAGDVFGQFTQSIGSHETAGHLLASLSDSGAELLARVVDAIADGDARAEPQVGDVTLAPKLTLADGNVDFTRPAHDVVNLIRGVTPEPGAFTTLDGARLKILDAAIARDAPRLEPGRFSLEGKIILVGTATDPVQLVTVHPAGRKAMAAGDWWRGRPADAAVVAE is encoded by the coding sequence CTCGTGTTCGCCGGCAGCCCCGCGGCGGCCGTGCCCAGTCTCGCCACCCTCGCCGCGTCGCGGCACGAGGTGGCGGCCGTGGTCACCCGCGAGGACTCCCCGCAGGGGCGCCGCGGCATCCTCACCCCCACGCCCGTCGCGGCCCTCGCCGATGAACTCGGTATCGCGACCATCAAGGCCAACCGGCTCGCCGGCGACGCCACCGAGGCCATCACCGCGGTGCAGCCCGACCTGGGCGTCATCGTCGCGTACGGCGGACTCGTGCGCGAGCCCCTGCTCAGCGCACCGCGTCTCGGCTGGATCAACCTGCACTTCTCGCTCCTGCCCCGCTGGCGCGGCGCGGCCCCCGTGCAGCGCTCCATCATCGCGGGCGACGACCTCACCGGTGCCACGGTCTTCCAGCTCGTGCCCGAGCTCGACGCGGGCGACGTCTTCGGCCAGTTCACCCAATCGATCGGGTCGCACGAGACCGCCGGCCACCTGCTCGCGTCGCTCTCCGACTCGGGCGCCGAACTGCTCGCCCGCGTGGTCGACGCGATCGCCGACGGCGACGCGCGCGCCGAACCGCAGGTCGGCGACGTCACGCTCGCCCCCAAACTCACCCTCGCCGACGGCAACGTCGACTTCACCCGGCCGGCCCACGACGTGGTCAACCTGATCCGCGGCGTCACCCCCGAGCCCGGTGCGTTCACCACCCTCGACGGCGCGCGGCTGAAAATCCTCGACGCCGCCATCGCCCGCGACGCCCCGCGTCTCGAGCCCGGCCGTTTTTCCCTGGAAGGCAAGATCATCCTCGTAGGCACCGCAACCGACCCCGTGCAGCTCGTCACGGTCCATCCCGCCGGCCGCAAGGCGATGGCGGCCGGCGACTGGTGGCGTGGCCGTCCCGCCGACGCCGCGGTGGTCGCCGAATGA